GCCAAGCTCAACACAGTCAGCGCCAGGAGCAACCTAACCGAGTTGGCAGCATCCAGACCTTGACCAACAGACCGAATTTCCAATCCGGGCAAACTGATGCCACCTGCATTGGCTGCAAAAGTCGGACAAGAGATGAATGTGATAAATACAGCAACCACCACCAGCACAACACGGTGGCATTTCAATTCAAACATCGATGGTTTTCTCTTCTTGACAAGGTGGGCATTGACGATGTCGTTGCAGAATGGTAACGCCATTGGCGTTCTCCGCAATCAACAGATCTGTTTCATCAAAACGAACCACTAGGAGCTGAGTACCGGGTGATACTCGCAGACGCTCCTGCAGAACCAGGCGCTTGGATGGCCGCATTGAACCCGTGATCTTGAGACCATATCGTCGGATCAATAAAGCGATTCCCAGCGCCGATAGGCCCGCGATGGCCAGAGCACCAACCATACGCGCCACCATACTATCTTCACCAGGTGAGGGGCGCTTAAATGGAATGGATGAACCACCTACCGAAGGAGGAGATTCGATGGGGGCGGCTTCAACCGTAGCCGCCCCCATCAGCAGGCAAGCAGTCATGATGGCCGGAAGCAAATGACGCATCAATTTTCCTGGGGTAGCTCAGTGATTCGGACACCAAAATGATCACCCACCGCAACCAGTTGGCCTCTAGCAATGACGTGATCATCCAATATCAAATCAACCGGCTCATCAATCAGCCTATCCAGCTTGACGACTGTATCTTCCTTCATTTGCATCAAGTCTGAAACCAGTAGATCTGCATTGCCAATTTGAGCTGCCAATCTGACCTTGACGTTGCGGATAACAGTCGCATTCGATCCGAGTAATGATGCACCAGCTTTCACAGGATTCTTCAGTTCAGGCAGATCAACAAGTTGCGTTGTGTTTTCAATAGCGTTGCTGTCGTTATTATCACTCATGGTCATCACCATCTGAAATTTATGCTTTCAATTTAATCAACGAGATAGCGCGATGGCCATGCTGCTTGCCAGGGTGCCCCTGGAAAATGGGTTCGCCTTTGTCATCACGGACCAATAACGGCTTGTCTAATGGTTGCTCCAGTTTCACCACATCACCCAAATGCAGGGTCTCGATCTGTCCCACTGTCAACTCCACCTGGCCTAGCTCGACTTTCAGTTGCAGATGTTGCTTACCAAGCGCCTGCCGCCATGACTGATTTGGCCGTCCCAACGAGCGGGTATTTGGCATTGGCAGTCCAGTAG
The sequence above is a segment of the Chitinivorax tropicus genome. Coding sequences within it:
- a CDS encoding flagellar biosynthetic protein FliO → MRHLLPAIMTACLLMGAATVEAAPIESPPSVGGSSIPFKRPSPGEDSMVARMVGALAIAGLSALGIALLIRRYGLKITGSMRPSKRLVLQERLRVSPGTQLLVVRFDETDLLIAENANGVTILQRHRQCPPCQEEKTIDV
- a CDS encoding FliM/FliN family flagellar motor switch protein, encoding MSDNNDSNAIENTTQLVDLPELKNPVKAGASLLGSNATVIRNVKVRLAAQIGNADLLVSDLMQMKEDTVVKLDRLIDEPVDLILDDHVIARGQLVAVGDHFGVRITELPQEN